The Linepithema humile isolate Giens D197 chromosome 2, Lhum_UNIL_v1.0, whole genome shotgun sequence genome has a segment encoding these proteins:
- the osp gene encoding protein outspread isoform X5: protein MSGGTAGGGGGIRGTGAECRKFAPNIFNKSKCSSCFKQKEEHSAEALECNRATRKISKCGYLFVAPGWDFSNPLNRTKRWQRRWFVLYDDGELTYSVDEHPETVPQARIDMTRVLEVAAAEDVTGHPYSLAVTSPEGATFVKGTCREETRWWTDVLQVYSRNKGRHKRNATFPGGQTTILQVTPTIRSNTPNPPRPRFNSCRSEPRNSSAWIPETSSGTGDLCSSVFSSTPSLATTTIATTTSSSVLSNGNTDSVAEVRNSLPSLRSGTPLENGSTGSYLTTATSTTTSLNGSICSTVYSTTPATISTATTTSSVVSLTEKPPMVPCDSARSSYRDQPASSASPPTRDKLRAEDKARRRMNQQGERTGGIIGDAPSAAISEKLDDDACRRILLEHEREREGKLRDIAASLTQPRARRAKPRTSEPTRDVVDAVNAAHQDKLIRGDPDGCGLDISGSRYSPTSELRVDLPAEDLLNIKKGWLMKQGLNKEWNKHWFVLRGCGLMYYRDPCAEDKGIMDGVIDLNTVTAVTPLQVARNYGFQTVAWDDRGTTVLSAVTAGIRSSWMSAIRKAANLPDPDNVDSLTVCSDTQQEANPQSPTTSITDRERDSVVPSTSITPRSVLFSSDEEYRTASEGGRRESGDWSEMPVSPPLVRNGDWSIALKGSGWSDSANHEWSDLPPSPPLTRTALSRVKARSRSSSRSRVYKRSRSSPPSSRRSTLDSVRSEDLMMACCELGEDEEQSNGHLQSNSCLSSANDSPLIVELLENQVSLLRDQLDQNQSHPSTLLVIVERQENEIESLKSQLNAARTDLASAEKELARLRQQKAEASIREKQVEELLNTIQRTEQQRNKDLDDLEKMKKVYNREKEVLECKLLETEAILRETTERCEMLTNELTSSHRTVEHLQTEVAALSDRLSQGIEENEKLYNRVRELEEKNGLAASRERGRSFDSLSDLTNIELDLDLTALDKERVMEEYDELRSRFEKAVMEIRAMRKELREAHATQDVLELEIFAHKQNTAGVTENNQAQIQLMAARIQDLTNKLAASEKQVRTLKQKLTKVETRDKRRSLSLKGRESFQISQEVEDKLLDLENKISAIEKGKCISAPASTGNSSKESSPNAKKEKRRESKNLDRSRLRRKSLDSATSSEPMKVLIRLSTLETKVANVAETMISDAEKDSSECSEINGSPEISLEALARLKKLERVVSKSKRRLEKCLGSTQAEDKAEKCLREVNEILDSCLECKKNQAGAQVTESVGIIVSRVETMLKDKLCELIKRRQALAQEGRLDEREKMRLVAERIAYESVILRQIKCALTRTTDRSVVLSELVETSQLASSLKRKIHGTKPKTYQNTNYIQYLTKVLANKLVLIGRAAATTDTSSKEVIAARSESLNFLLQKQCEINEIMRKYKETKLRQLAEALATETLSLSEQEDLVSKQSSGAGGGAGGGGSNKKLLEDRRIREAWALAQETVSKELVQAEVSHVIMRYGQLYEQNVTSITDICLSFDSADNIRLESWVDAVQARLRQEMEVSIHELSEAYEECLRTIKKNKSTTADAKHESRQLLTDYADVIAHKALIDSRIALLQETARQPSTAYPGETFVSSLIRNEEILSCLANDEGCDFQSSPILDAEYSYLYQRMTKECEDRISGKRESKEQLKNVSQSLYHLEEDLAELGKCMRVRAGVSVDSGVWSKSTGGIADWSGVCDKCLHLREQIRKLSDHMNDASCQTCDQLQNTIQRITAEHNQELEALKRNQERDLMDIKGELDNQRHSLTTQYEQEAASLRERARKLEHRLNAMDSEHSAHVNELRAAYQRSISTELDTDAETRKRYKEEIKQLRALCEKGLLAMENSHRRIIAEMEEKHRQELENLRVEKEQALSEETQATLAALDAMRKAHEHEVQKEIAKFKQEFIKQVQAREDIGVLHKEHE, encoded by the exons CCCGAAACGGTGCCTCAAGCGAGAATCGACATGACTCGCGTCCTGGAGGTGGCCGCGGCCGAGGACGTCACAGGACACCCTTACAGCCTCGCCGTCACCTCGCCGGAGGGTGCGACCTTCGTCAAGGGAACGTGTCGCGAGGAGACCAGATGGTGGACGGACGTTCTTCAGGTGTATTCGCGAAATAAG GGTCGGCACAAGCGAAACGCAACCTTCCCCGGCGGACAGACGACGATTCTGCAAGTTACCCCAACGATTCGAA GTAATACGCCAAATCCGCCGCGACCGCGCTTCAATAGCTGCCGATCAGAGCCGCGTAACAGCAGCGCATGGATTCCCGAAACGAGTAGCGGCACGGGAGATCTGTGCTCCTCGGTGTTCTCATCGACGCCGTCTTTGGCGACGACGACCATCGCCACGACCACCAGCAGCAGCGTACTGTCCAATGGCAACACGGACAGCGTCGCCGAGGTCAGGAACAGCTTGCCGTCTTTGCGTAGCGGGACGCCTCTCGAGAACGGCTCCACCGGAAGCTACCTGACCACCgcgacgtcgacgacgacgtcaTTGAACGGCAGTATCTGCAGCACGGTTTACTCGACGACTCCGGCGACCATCTCGACTGCGACAACGACGAGCAGCGTCGTCTCGTTGACTGAGAAACCGCCGATGGTCCCCTGCGACAGTGCGAGATCGAGCTATCGGGATCAACCTGCTAGTAGCGCATCGCCGCCGACTCGGGACAAGCTTCGTGCCGAGGACAAGGCCAGACGCAGAATGAATCAACAGGGCGAGCGAACGGGCGGCATCATCGGCGACGCGCCCAGCGCGGCCATCAGCGAGAAATTAG ACGATGACGCGTGCCGGAGGATACTTTTGGAGCACGAGCGGGAAAGAGAGGGCAAGCTGCGGGATATAGCAGCCTCGTTAACGCAACCACGAGCGAGAAGAGCTAAACCAAGAACTTCGGAGCCGACAAGGGACGTCGTGGACGCTGTCAATGCGGCTCATCAAGATAAGCTT ATCAGAGGCGATCCCGACGGTTGCGGGTTGGATATTTCCGGCAGCAGATATTCGCCCACCTCCGAGCTGAGAGTCGATCTGCCGGCGGAGGACTTGCTGAACATCAAGAAGGGCTGGTTGATGAAGCAGGGATTGAATAAG GAATGGAACAAGCACTGGTTTGTTCTGAGAGGCTGCGGACTGATGTATTACAGGGATCCCTGCGCGGAAGACAAGGGCATCATGGACGGCGTTATAGACCTCAACACTGTCACCGCGGTCACGCCTCTTCAAGTCGCGAGAAACTACGGATTTCAAACTGTC GCTTGGGACGATAGAGGCACCACGGTGCTGTCTGCGGTGACCGCTGGTATCAGATCCAGTTGGATGTCAGCTATCAGAAAAGCGGCCAATCTGCCTGATCCTGACAATGTAGATTCTCTCACGGTTTGCTCGGACACTCAACAAGAGGCGAATCCGCAATCGCCTACTAC ATCCATCACGGATCGCGAAAGGGACTCCGTCGTTCCCTCCACGTCCATCACGCCCAGATCGGTCCTGTTCTCGTCCGATGAGGAGTACAGAACCGCGTCCGAGGGTGGACGAAGAGAGTCGGGCGATTGGTCAGAGATGCCGGTATCGCCGCCGCTCGTGAGAAACGGCGACTGGTCTATCGCGCTGAAGGGTTCCGGCTGGTCGGATTCGGCGAACCACGAGTGGTCGGACCTGCCACCGTCGCCGCCTTTAACGAGGACCGCGCTGTCTCGGGTGAAGGCGCGATCTAGATCGAGTTCCCGATCGAGAGTCTATAAGAGGAGCCGCAGCTCACCGCCGAGCTCGCGGAGGAGCACCCTGGACAGCGTAAGATCGGAGGATCTGATGATGGCTTGCTGCGAGCTCGGCGAGGACGAGGAGCAGAGCAACGGCCATCTGCAGAGCAACAGCTGCCTGTCGAGCGCCAATGACAGTCCTCTGATCGTCGAGCTTCTGGAGAATCAAGTGTCGCTTCTGCGCGATCAGCTGGATCAGAATCAATCCCATCCGAGCACGTTACTAGTCATTGTCGAGCGTCAGGAGAACGAGATCGAGAGCCTGAAGTCGCAGCTGAACGCGGCGCGCACGGATCTCGCGAGCGCGGAGAAGGAGTTGGCGAGGCTCAGACAACAAAAGGCCGAGGCGTCCATCAGGGAGAAACAGGTGGAGGAACTGTTGAACACGATACAGAGGACCGAGCAGCAGAGGAACAAGGATCTGGACGACTTGGAGAAGATGAAGAAGGTATACAATAGGGAGAAGGAGGTCTTGGAATGTAAGCTGCTGGAAACGGAGGCTATCCTGAGAGAGACGACGGAGAGATGCGAAATGCTCACGAATGAATTGACGTCAAGTCACCGAACCGTCGAGCATCTGCAGACGGAAGTGGCGGCTCTCAGCGACCGATTGTCGCAAG GCATCGAGGAGAACGAAAAACTGTACAACAGAGTGAGAGAATTGGAGGAGAAAAATGGACTCGCCGCTTCGAGGGAACGTGGAAGAAGCTTTGACTCGCTCAGCGATCTGACCAACATCGAGTTGGACTTAGATTTGACCGCATTGGACAAGGAAAG GGTTATGGAGGAGTACGACGAGCTGCGGAGTCGCTTCGAAAAAGCCGTCATGGAGATTCGAGCAATGAGAAAGGAGCTGCGAGAAGCTCACGCCACTCAGGACGTCTTGGAGTTAGAAATCTTTGCTCATAAGCAGAACACAGCTGGCGTCACCGAGAACAATCAAGCACAGATTCAGCTGATGGCGGCGAGGATTCAGGATCTGACTAACAAGCTTGCCGCAAGTGAAAAGCAAGTTAGGACGCTGAAGCAGAAGCTGACAAAAGTCGAAACTAGAGATAAAAGGAGATCACTTTCTCTCAAGGGAAGAGAGTCTTTTCAGATTTCGCAAGAAGTGGAGGACAAATTGCTGGATTTGGAGAACAAGATAAGCGCCATAGAGAAGGGCAAATGCATCAGCGCTCCTGCCTCGACGGGCAACAGCTCGAAGGAATCGAGTCCTAATGCGAAGAAGGAGAAGAGGAGGGAGAGCAAAAATCTGGACCGTAGCAGACTGCGAAGGAAATCGTTGGACAGCGCGACGAGTTCCGAACCAATGAAAGTGCTGATTAGACTGAGCACTCTGGAGACGAAAGTGGCGAATGTCGCCGAGACCATGATCAGCGACGCGGAGAAGGATTCCAGCGAGTGCAGCGAGATCAACGGATCTCCCGAGATATCGCTGGAAGCGCTGGCGAGGCTGAAGAAGCTCGAGCGAGTGGTGTCGAAGTCGAAGCGACGTTTAGAAAAATGTCTCGGCTCGACGCAAGCGGAGGACAAGGCCGAGAAGTGTTTGCGCGAGGTGAACGAGATACTGGACTCGTGTTTAGAGTGTAAGAAGAACCAGGCTGGCGCACAAGTCACCGAGTCAGTAGGGATAATAGTGTCTAGGGTAGAAACTATGCTTAAGGACAAACTGTGCGAGCTCATAAAGAGACGGCAGGCGCTGGCGCAGGAGGGTCGGCTGGACGAAAGGGAGAAGATGAGACTCGTCGCCGAGAGAATCGCCTACGAATCCGTGATTCTGCGGCAGATAAAGTGCGCGCTGACGCGCACGACGGACAGGAGCGTCGTTCTAAGCGAATTGGTCGAAACTAGTCAGCTTGCCTCAAGCTTAAAGCGTAAGATTCACGGAACCAAGCCCAAAACGTACCAAAACACGAATTACATTCAGTATCTCACTAAGGTGTTAGCGAATAAGTTAGTGCTGATAGGACGCGCCGCCGCGACGACGGACACGTCGTCGAAGGAAGTGATCGCCGCTCGCAGCGAGAGTCTCAACTTCCTGCTGCAGAAGCAGTGCGAGATTAACGAGATTATGCGAAAGTATAAGGAGACGAAATTGCGACAGCTCGCGGAGGCTCTGGCCACCGAGACGCTGAGTCTGTCTGAGCAGGAGGACCTCGTGAGTAAGCAGAGCAGCGGCGCCGGCGGCGgcgccggcggcggcggctctAACAAGAAGCTGCTCGAGGACAGGCGTATTCGCGAGGCATGGGCCTTGGCGCAGGAGACCGTGAGCAAGGAACTCGTGCAGGCCGAGGTGTCCCACGTTATCATGCGCTACGGTCAGCTGTACGAGCAGAACGTCACGTCGATCACGGATATCTGCCTTAGCTTCGACAGCGCGGACAATATCAGGCTGGAATCGTGGGTGGACGCGGTGCAGGCGAGATTGCGCCAAGAAATGGAGGTCTCCATACACGAGCTGTCGGAGGCTTACGAGGAGTGTCTGCGCACGATAAAGAAGAACAAGTCGACGACGGCTGACGCGAAGCACGAGTCCCGTCAGCTGTTGACGGACTACGCCGACGTGATCGCGCACAAGGCTTTAATAGACTCCAGAATCGCCCTTCTTCAGGAAACCGCGCGACAGCCGTCCACCGCGTACCCGGGGGAGACTTTCGTATCTAGTCTTATTCGAAACGAAGAGATTCTTTCCTGTCTTGCGAACGACGAAGGATGCGACTTCCAAAGTAGCCCGATTCTCGACGCAGAATACAGTTACCTTTACCAACGGATGACCAAGGAATGCGAGGACAGGATATCCGGGAAGCGGGAGTCGAAGGAGCAGCTGAAGAACGTCAGTCAGTCGTTGTATCACCTCGAGGAGGATCTAGCCGAGCTCGGCAAGTGTATGAGGGTCAGAGCGGGCGTGAGCGTCGACAGTGGCGTTTGGTCCAAGTCGACCGGCGGCATCGCGGACTGGTCGGGCGTGTGCGACAAGTGCCTGCACTTACGGGAACAGATAAGAAAGCTTAGCGATCACATGAACGACGCGTCATGCCAAACGTGCGACCAACTTCAGAATACCATTCAGCGAATAACTGCCGAGCACAATCAGGAATTGGAGGCGCTCAAGCGCAACCAGGAGAGAGATCTGATGGACATCAAGGGCGAGTTGGACAATCAGCGTCATTCCCTGACGACGCAGTACGAGCAGGAGGCGGCCAGCCTGCGCGAGAGAGCCAGAAAATTGGAGCACCGCCTGAACGCGATGGACTCGGAGCATTCGGCTCACGTGAACGAGCTGAGGGCGGCCTATCAGCGATCGATAAGCACCGAGCTGGACACTGACGCCGAGACCCGGAAGCGTTACAAGGAGGAGATCAAGCAGCTGCGCGCGTTATGCGAGAAGGGTTTGCTGGCTATGGAGAACTCGCACAGGCGCATTATCGCCGAGATGGAGGAGAAACATCGGCAGGAGCTGGAAAACTTGAGAGTGGAGAAGGAGCAGGCGCTCTCCGAAGAGACGCAAGCGACTCTGGCTGCATTGGACGCCATGAGGAAGGCACACGAACACGAGGTGCAGAAGGAAATCGCCAAGTTCAAGCAGGAGTTCATCAAGCAGGTGCAGGCGCGCGAGGACATCGGCGTGCTGCACAAGGAGCACGAGTAA